A single region of the Halorussus gelatinilyticus genome encodes:
- a CDS encoding SPFH domain-containing protein: MLVPLQASAVGGFTVVALLVLALAVITIWQSVEIVDATEKRALTVFGEYRKLLEPGINFVPPFVSATHRFDMRTQTLDVPRQEAITRDNSPVTADAVVYIKVMDAKKAFLEVEDYKRAVSNLAQTTLRAVLGDMELDDTLNKRQEINAKIRRELDEPTDEWGIRVESVEVREVNPSKDVQQAMEQQTSAERKRRAMILEAQGERRSAIETAEGDKQSNIIRAQGEKQSQILEAQGDAVSTVLRAKSAESMGERAVIDKGMETLESIGQGESTTFVLPQELSSMLGRYGKHLTGSDVKEDNGELDSLDFDEETRELIGLDNIEEILGQIDEEAEMDVEAMEQEAQAIKEGEDPANIKSADEVIEEMDEESPDIEDVEAEMDAEVEK; this comes from the coding sequence ATGTTGGTTCCACTACAGGCCTCCGCGGTCGGGGGCTTCACGGTAGTCGCGCTGCTGGTCCTCGCGCTGGCGGTCATCACCATCTGGCAGTCGGTCGAGATCGTGGACGCGACGGAGAAGCGCGCACTGACGGTGTTCGGCGAGTACCGGAAACTGCTCGAACCCGGTATCAACTTCGTCCCGCCGTTCGTGAGCGCGACCCACCGTTTCGACATGCGGACCCAGACCCTCGACGTGCCGCGTCAAGAAGCTATCACCCGCGACAACTCGCCGGTGACGGCCGACGCCGTGGTCTACATCAAGGTCATGGACGCCAAGAAAGCGTTCCTCGAAGTCGAGGACTACAAACGCGCCGTCTCGAACCTCGCCCAGACGACGCTCCGTGCGGTGCTGGGCGACATGGAACTGGACGACACGCTGAACAAGCGCCAAGAGATAAACGCCAAAATCCGCCGCGAACTCGACGAACCCACCGACGAGTGGGGTATCCGCGTCGAGAGCGTCGAAGTTCGGGAGGTCAACCCGAGCAAGGACGTCCAGCAGGCGATGGAGCAACAAACCTCCGCGGAGCGCAAGCGCCGCGCCATGATTCTGGAGGCGCAGGGTGAGCGCCGGAGCGCCATCGAGACCGCGGAAGGTGACAAGCAGTCGAACATCATCCGGGCGCAGGGTGAGAAGCAGAGCCAGATTCTGGAAGCGCAGGGTGACGCAGTTTCGACCGTCCTCCGCGCCAAATCCGCCGAGTCGATGGGCGAGCGCGCGGTCATCGACAAGGGCATGGAGACGCTCGAATCCATCGGTCAGGGCGAATCCACGACCTTCGTCCTCCCGCAGGAACTCTCCTCGATGCTCGGCCGCTACGGCAAGCATCTCACCGGGAGCGACGTGAAGGAGGACAACGGCGAACTCGACAGCCTCGATTTCGACGAGGAGACCCGCGAACTCATCGGTCTCGACAACATCGAGGAGATTCTCGGTCAGATAGACGAGGAGGCCGAGATGGACGTCGAAGCGATGGAGCAGGAGGCCCAAGCCATCAAAGAGGGCGAAGACCCCGCGAACATCAAGAGCGCCGACGAGGTCATTGAGGAGATGGACGAGGAGTCTCCCGACATCGAAGACGTGGAAGCCGAGATGGACGCCGAAGTCGAAAAGTAA
- a CDS encoding NfeD family protein has product MAPLLDSLPLLLLVAGIGLAIAEALIPGAHFIVLGVALALAGAVGLLLGPAASPLVLAALVLAFGAASLYAYRELDLYGGKGVARTRDSDSLKGETGRVTERVTPEDGQIKLHEGGFNPYYAARTIRGEIPEGTEVMVVDPGGGNVVKVEALEAIEDPIDRELAKGRDDALDSELADERTDDPSARETDTEEI; this is encoded by the coding sequence ATGGCACCGCTGTTGGACTCGCTCCCGCTGTTGCTCCTCGTCGCTGGCATCGGTCTCGCCATCGCCGAGGCGCTGATTCCGGGCGCGCACTTCATCGTCCTCGGGGTCGCGCTCGCGCTCGCGGGAGCCGTCGGACTGCTGCTGGGACCGGCCGCCTCGCCGCTCGTGTTGGCCGCGCTGGTACTCGCCTTCGGGGCGGCCTCGCTGTACGCGTATCGGGAGCTGGACCTCTACGGCGGGAAGGGCGTCGCCCGCACCCGCGACTCCGACTCGCTGAAGGGCGAGACCGGCCGCGTCACCGAGCGCGTCACGCCCGAGGACGGCCAGATAAAGCTCCACGAGGGCGGGTTCAACCCCTACTACGCCGCACGGACGATTCGCGGCGAGATTCCCGAGGGGACCGAGGTGATGGTCGTAGACCCCGGCGGCGGCAACGTCGTCAAGGTCGAGGCGCTGGAGGCCATCGAGGACCCCATCGACCGCGAACTGGCGAAGGGCAGAGACGACGCTCTCGACTCCGAACTGGCCGACGAGCGCACGGACGACCCGTCCGCCCGCGAAACCGACACCGAGGAGATTTGA
- a CDS encoding DUF7312 domain-containing protein: MSDWKYDTDEVGEDGYEPEEADDIPPIEPGSPTLENALFVVLGIAATLFVFARLFLSAGG, translated from the coding sequence ATGTCGGACTGGAAGTACGACACCGACGAGGTCGGCGAAGACGGCTACGAACCCGAGGAGGCGGACGACATTCCGCCGATAGAGCCGGGGTCGCCGACGCTGGAGAACGCGCTCTTCGTCGTCCTCGGCATCGCCGCGACGCTGTTCGTCTTCGCCCGCCTCTTCCTGTCCGCGGGCGGGTAG
- the pyk gene encoding pyruvate kinase: protein MRNAKIVCTLGPASDSRRTIRELADAGMTVARLNASHGTREDREEIVDHVRDVDETTADPLAVMVDLQGPEIRTAETDEPVHLETDSTVRFVKGDTATPEEVGLSYSITNVEPGDKVLLDDGRIETVVEEVEDGDGEGVVVARVVSGGDLSSRKGVNVPGVDLDLDVVTEKDRRDLELAAEKQADFVAASFVRSAEDVLAVNEVLEELGADIPIVAKIERRGAVENLDEIVDAAYGVMVARGDLGVECPLEDVPMIQKRIIRECQQTGTPVITATEMLDSMVHARRPTRAEASDVANAVLDGTDAVMLSGETAIGDDPVRVVETMDRIVREVEESDEYDEIREQRVPAAEDARTDALARSARYLARDIGAAAIVAASESGYTALKVSKFRPQVPVVATTPNDEVRRQLALSWGVNAQYTPLAEGVDTIIDDSVQAALDAGVAESGDTVVVVSGMMSELEGTSTTNMLKVHVAAETIGTGRSVVRGRVAGPVARTDDGDLSDVPEGSILALEPDFDGEFDGDASKLLGIVDARPGMTGYPAMVARELDIPMVSGAPLDPNIRDGDVVTLDAERGVVYDGDVTLAERERP from the coding sequence ATGAGAAACGCGAAGATCGTCTGTACCCTGGGTCCGGCATCGGACTCCCGGCGGACAATTCGGGAGTTGGCCGACGCCGGGATGACCGTCGCGCGCCTCAACGCGAGTCACGGCACGCGAGAGGACCGCGAGGAGATCGTAGACCACGTCCGAGACGTGGACGAGACCACCGCCGACCCCCTCGCGGTGATGGTAGACCTGCAAGGTCCCGAGATTCGGACCGCCGAGACCGACGAACCCGTCCACCTCGAAACCGACTCGACGGTCCGGTTCGTGAAGGGCGACACCGCCACGCCCGAGGAAGTCGGCCTGAGCTACTCCATCACGAACGTCGAACCCGGCGACAAGGTGCTGTTGGACGACGGCCGCATCGAGACGGTCGTCGAGGAAGTCGAGGACGGAGACGGCGAGGGCGTCGTCGTCGCGCGCGTCGTGAGCGGCGGCGACCTGAGCAGTCGGAAGGGCGTCAACGTCCCCGGCGTGGACTTGGACCTCGACGTGGTGACCGAGAAGGACCGCCGTGACCTCGAACTCGCCGCCGAGAAGCAGGCCGACTTCGTGGCCGCGAGTTTCGTCCGGAGCGCCGAGGACGTGCTGGCGGTCAACGAAGTACTGGAGGAGTTGGGCGCGGACATCCCCATCGTCGCCAAGATAGAGCGCCGCGGTGCGGTGGAGAATCTGGACGAAATCGTGGACGCGGCCTACGGTGTGATGGTCGCGCGCGGCGACCTCGGCGTCGAGTGTCCGCTCGAAGACGTGCCGATGATTCAGAAGCGTATCATCCGCGAGTGCCAGCAGACCGGGACGCCGGTCATCACCGCGACAGAGATGCTCGACTCGATGGTCCACGCCCGCAGGCCCACCCGCGCGGAGGCCTCCGACGTGGCGAACGCGGTGTTGGACGGCACTGACGCGGTGATGCTGTCGGGCGAGACCGCCATCGGCGACGACCCGGTGCGGGTCGTGGAGACGATGGACCGCATCGTCCGCGAGGTCGAGGAGAGCGACGAGTACGACGAGATTCGAGAACAGCGCGTCCCAGCCGCCGAGGACGCCCGGACCGACGCGCTGGCGCGGTCGGCGCGCTATCTGGCGCGCGACATCGGCGCGGCGGCCATCGTCGCGGCCAGCGAATCCGGCTACACCGCGCTCAAGGTCTCGAAGTTCCGGCCGCAAGTCCCGGTCGTCGCCACGACGCCCAACGACGAGGTGCGCCGCCAGCTCGCGCTCTCGTGGGGCGTCAACGCCCAGTACACGCCGCTCGCGGAGGGCGTCGATACCATCATCGACGACTCGGTGCAGGCCGCGCTCGACGCCGGCGTGGCCGAGAGCGGCGACACGGTGGTCGTCGTCTCGGGCATGATGTCGGAACTGGAGGGGACCAGCACGACCAACATGCTGAAGGTCCACGTCGCGGCCGAGACCATCGGCACGGGTCGGAGCGTCGTCCGCGGCCGGGTCGCCGGGCCGGTCGCTCGAACCGACGACGGCGACCTCTCGGACGTGCCGGAGGGGTCGATTCTCGCGCTCGAACCCGACTTCGACGGCGAGTTCGACGGCGACGCCTCGAAACTGCTGGGCATCGTGGACGCTCGCCCCGGCATGACGGGCTACCCCGCGATGGTCGCCCGCGAACTCGACATTCCGATGGTCAGCGGCGCGCCGCTCGACCCGAACATCCGGGACGGCGACGTGGTGACGCTGGACGCCGAACGCGGCGTCGTCTACGACGGCGACGTGACGCTCGCAGAGCGCGAGCGACCCTGA
- a CDS encoding GYD domain-containing protein: MPEYASLVDVRTDFQNAQDLTSVWGDIRSDLEEQDADLKHTYAILGEYDFLVVMEAPDRDVAYQAGVALERHGLDAQTMEIIPTEELAQVVDDL; this comes from the coding sequence ATGCCAGAATACGCCTCTCTCGTGGACGTGCGGACGGACTTCCAGAACGCACAGGACCTCACGTCCGTCTGGGGAGACATCCGGTCGGACCTCGAAGAACAGGACGCCGACCTCAAACACACCTACGCCATCCTCGGCGAGTACGACTTCCTCGTGGTCATGGAAGCGCCCGACCGAGACGTGGCGTACCAGGCCGGAGTCGCGCTGGAGCGTCACGGACTCGACGCCCAGACGATGGAGATAATCCCGACCGAGGAACTCGCGCAGGTCGTGGACGACCTCTGA
- the metG gene encoding methionine--tRNA ligase: MSHDDFPTDEPAVVTCGLPYANGDLHIGHLRTYISGDAFARSLEKLGQETAFVSGSDMHGTPVAVNAEKEGVSPEEFALEHHEKYAETFPRFNVEFDNYGHTHDETNTELTQEFVRSWIENDHVFEKEIQVAWDPEADTPLPDRFVEGTCPYCGAKARGDECDEGCQRHLEPGEIEDPVSTITGNPAEYRTREHEFLRLADFQEYLQGFIDRLEGTSNARNQPKEWIEGELQDLCITRDMDWGIDYPGEGKEDLVLYVWVDAPVEYVASTKQYTERVGADTYDWEAVWKDGAPAADDSAAADDETWEDADTGEIVHVIGRDIIQHHTVFWPSMLRGAGYNEPRAVMASGFVNLDGQAFSTSRNRAVWADDYLDEGFDPDLVRYYLTTTGGFQQDVDFSWEKFQERVNGELVGTLGNFAYRSLLFAARNYDGTPDADTSEEVADRIEEAVEDFEDAVNDYSLKKAGEASVSLAGFGNEYIQRNEPWNLTDDDPERAAQVIYDCVQLAKAVAVLSAPILPGKAQALWEQLGEDGSVHDADLDATLEAPADEFGEPDELLEKIEDERVEELNEKLNERIEAATDEDDESDETEDDESMSDTDIQPIDDDRISFEEFQDLDVRVGEIEVAEPIEGADDLARLEVDIGVETRQIVAGIKQLHDLDALPGTKVVVVANLEQAELFGVESNGMVLAAGEDADLLTTHGDSGPGTKVK; encoded by the coding sequence ATGAGCCACGACGACTTCCCCACGGACGAGCCAGCGGTGGTGACCTGCGGGTTGCCCTACGCCAACGGCGACCTGCACATCGGCCACCTCCGGACGTACATCAGCGGCGACGCCTTCGCGCGCTCGCTGGAGAAACTCGGCCAGGAGACCGCGTTCGTCTCCGGGTCGGACATGCACGGGACCCCGGTCGCGGTCAACGCCGAGAAGGAGGGCGTCTCGCCCGAGGAGTTCGCCCTCGAACACCACGAGAAGTACGCCGAGACGTTCCCCCGATTCAACGTCGAGTTCGACAACTACGGCCACACCCACGACGAGACCAACACCGAACTCACGCAGGAGTTCGTCCGGTCGTGGATAGAGAACGACCACGTCTTCGAGAAGGAGATTCAGGTCGCGTGGGACCCCGAGGCAGACACTCCCCTGCCCGACCGCTTCGTAGAGGGCACTTGTCCGTATTGCGGCGCGAAGGCCCGAGGCGACGAGTGCGACGAGGGATGTCAGCGCCACCTCGAACCCGGCGAAATCGAGGACCCCGTGAGTACCATCACCGGCAACCCCGCCGAGTACCGTACCCGAGAACACGAGTTCCTGCGTCTCGCTGACTTTCAGGAGTACCTCCAAGGGTTCATCGACCGCCTCGAAGGGACTTCCAACGCGCGCAACCAGCCCAAGGAGTGGATCGAAGGCGAGCTACAGGACCTCTGTATCACCCGCGACATGGACTGGGGCATCGACTACCCCGGCGAGGGGAAAGAGGACCTCGTCCTCTACGTCTGGGTGGACGCGCCCGTCGAGTACGTCGCGTCAACGAAGCAGTACACCGAGCGCGTCGGCGCGGACACCTACGACTGGGAGGCGGTCTGGAAGGACGGCGCGCCCGCGGCCGACGACTCTGCGGCCGCCGACGACGAGACGTGGGAAGACGCCGACACCGGCGAAATCGTCCACGTCATCGGCCGGGACATCATCCAGCACCACACCGTCTTCTGGCCGTCGATGCTGCGAGGTGCGGGCTACAACGAACCGCGCGCGGTCATGGCCAGCGGCTTCGTCAACCTCGACGGACAGGCGTTCTCGACCAGTCGCAACCGCGCGGTCTGGGCCGACGACTACCTCGACGAGGGCTTCGACCCCGACCTCGTGCGCTACTACCTGACCACGACCGGCGGGTTCCAGCAGGACGTTGACTTCTCGTGGGAGAAGTTCCAGGAGCGCGTCAACGGCGAGTTGGTCGGCACGCTCGGCAACTTCGCCTACCGGAGCCTGCTGTTCGCGGCCCGGAACTACGACGGGACGCCCGATGCCGACACCTCCGAGGAAGTCGCCGACCGAATCGAGGAGGCCGTCGAGGACTTCGAGGACGCGGTCAACGACTACTCGCTGAAGAAGGCGGGCGAGGCCTCGGTGTCGCTGGCCGGGTTCGGCAACGAGTACATCCAGCGCAACGAACCGTGGAACCTGACCGACGACGACCCCGAGCGCGCCGCGCAGGTCATCTACGACTGCGTCCAGTTGGCGAAGGCGGTCGCGGTCCTCTCGGCACCCATCCTCCCCGGCAAGGCCCAAGCGCTGTGGGAGCAGTTGGGCGAAGACGGGTCAGTCCACGACGCCGACCTCGACGCCACCCTCGAAGCGCCGGCCGACGAGTTCGGCGAACCGGACGAACTGCTCGAGAAGATCGAGGACGAGCGCGTCGAGGAACTGAACGAGAAGTTGAACGAGCGAATCGAAGCGGCTACGGACGAAGACGACGAATCCGACGAGACCGAGGACGACGAATCCATGAGCGACACCGACATCCAACCCATCGACGACGACCGCATCAGCTTCGAAGAGTTTCAGGACCTCGACGTTCGCGTCGGCGAAATCGAGGTCGCCGAACCCATCGAGGGGGCCGACGACCTCGCGCGCCTCGAAGTGGACATCGGCGTCGAGACCCGCCAAATCGTCGCTGGCATCAAGCAACTCCACGACCTCGACGCGCTTCCGGGCACGAAGGTCGTCGTCGTGGCGAATCTCGAACAGGCCGAACTGTTCGGCGTCGAGAGCAACGGGATGGTGCTGGCGGCGGGCGAGGACGCCGACCTGCTGACGACCCACGGCGACAGCGGGCCGGGCACGAAGGTCAAGTAA
- a CDS encoding coiled-coil protein, whose translation MVSVTEEELQNKSKGELIKLAGQLRDRRNELNQKASKRASKRDDLNAETREKVDEAQEHREKRDELNEQVQEHKEKRNDLNAKANELFDEVEEKKSDLELDEGKDIEELESEIEDLEFKQQTEVLSTEDERELIEKIEEKREKLQARKEKLDDSEDLDELVEEAEEVRAEASRHHEKVTELADKAQEHHNQMIEAYREADEIRDEADEMHEKFVEAQESADQHHEDFVRVQKRLRELDKQEEEERKSEKEKEREEAKEEAEEIYQQFKEGETLDTEDLMKLQKTGLL comes from the coding sequence ATGGTAAGTGTAACAGAAGAGGAACTCCAGAACAAGTCGAAAGGCGAACTGATCAAACTCGCGGGCCAGCTCCGAGACCGACGAAACGAGCTGAACCAGAAGGCAAGCAAGCGCGCGTCCAAGCGTGACGACCTGAACGCCGAGACCCGAGAGAAGGTCGACGAAGCGCAGGAACACCGCGAGAAGCGCGACGAGCTCAACGAGCAGGTTCAGGAACACAAGGAGAAGCGCAACGACCTCAACGCGAAGGCCAACGAGCTGTTCGACGAGGTCGAGGAGAAGAAGTCAGACCTCGAACTCGACGAGGGCAAGGACATCGAGGAGCTCGAATCCGAGATCGAAGACCTCGAATTTAAGCAGCAGACCGAGGTCCTCTCGACCGAGGACGAGCGCGAACTCATCGAGAAGATCGAGGAGAAGCGCGAGAAGCTTCAGGCCCGCAAGGAGAAGCTCGACGACAGCGAGGACCTCGACGAACTCGTCGAGGAAGCCGAAGAGGTCCGCGCCGAGGCGAGCCGCCACCACGAGAAGGTCACGGAACTCGCGGACAAGGCCCAAGAGCATCACAACCAGATGATCGAGGCCTACCGCGAAGCCGACGAAATCCGCGACGAGGCCGACGAGATGCACGAGAAGTTCGTGGAAGCTCAGGAGTCGGCCGACCAGCACCACGAGGACTTCGTGCGCGTCCAGAAGCGCCTACGCGAACTCGACAAGCAGGAAGAGGAAGAGCGCAAGTCCGAGAAGGAGAAGGAGCGCGAAGAGGCCAAGGAAGAGGCCGAAGAGATCTACCAGCAGTTCAAGGAAGGCGAGACCCTCGACACCGAGGACCTCATGAAGCTCCAGAAGACGGGGCTGCTCTAA
- a CDS encoding hydrolase — protein MSLTDWTGAAVDPSAGDEPPSPDEWHPVDVPGRPERFADADCVAYRTEFGDPRDGDERATLELRGLFARARIWLNGEQLGEHDAHFRPARYELDLDADNELVVECRAPDEFAGVYATDRVPDERAVPGIWWGAQLETHPETFVDALSLTPRRTENGAVVDAEIAVEAGEPLDDRISLSVRPQGFRGGGVMERARVETDGAERATVSKTLELRDPAYWWPAGFGPQHQYAVRAKLGDSEAVVETGLCEIERAGADGGERGADDALVVNGQRVPARGFSLLPTGDPTWDVERAANANANLVRAYGHVPPAEFYEAATDAGLLVWQDLPLVGSSETDSDGAAALAETVASSVERHPCVAAFGVRADPTDHLAGVGPSRLARYKVRWRAWRASYDAAADREVAAAFPDGTPVFPVSGGPGIDADATHLYPGWQFGTPGDADWLLDKYDCDGPVGAFGAGSLVADEGRDAAGFDADAHAAYVGSSGGSDDESAVEASQAYQARVLKSVTETLRRRGSGLLAADALRDADEGAGMGVLSADGTEKAGYEAMAASLEPVQVVLDAYPAAGDTRELVVVNDTPEAVSGTVSWTADGQTGGSDVEVGPLDSERAGTLTVPADAESVELSFGGRDGGVQNVYPL, from the coding sequence ATGTCTCTGACCGACTGGACGGGTGCGGCAGTGGACCCGTCCGCGGGCGACGAGCCGCCCTCCCCCGACGAGTGGCACCCCGTGGACGTGCCCGGCCGCCCCGAGCGGTTCGCCGACGCCGACTGCGTGGCGTACCGAACCGAGTTCGGCGACCCCCGCGACGGCGACGAGCGCGCGACCCTCGAACTCCGCGGCCTGTTCGCGCGGGCCCGTATCTGGCTCAACGGCGAGCAGTTGGGCGAACACGACGCGCACTTCCGCCCCGCGAGATACGAGTTGGACCTCGACGCGGACAACGAGTTGGTCGTGGAGTGTCGCGCCCCCGACGAGTTCGCCGGCGTCTACGCGACAGACCGCGTGCCCGACGAGCGCGCGGTCCCCGGCATCTGGTGGGGCGCACAACTGGAGACCCATCCCGAGACGTTCGTGGACGCGCTCTCGCTGACGCCGCGCCGGACCGAGAACGGCGCGGTCGTCGACGCCGAAATCGCGGTCGAGGCGGGCGAACCGCTGGACGACCGCATCTCGCTGTCGGTGCGCCCGCAGGGGTTCCGGGGCGGCGGCGTGATGGAGCGCGCGAGGGTCGAGACCGACGGCGCGGAGCGCGCGACGGTCTCGAAGACGCTCGAACTCCGAGACCCGGCCTACTGGTGGCCCGCGGGGTTCGGACCGCAACACCAGTACGCGGTCCGGGCGAAACTCGGCGACTCCGAAGCGGTCGTGGAGACCGGCCTCTGCGAAATCGAGCGCGCGGGAGCAGACGGCGGGGAGCGCGGCGCGGACGACGCGCTGGTCGTCAACGGTCAGCGCGTCCCGGCCCGCGGATTCTCCCTGCTCCCGACGGGCGACCCGACGTGGGACGTCGAGCGCGCCGCGAACGCGAACGCGAACCTCGTACGCGCGTACGGTCACGTCCCCCCAGCGGAGTTCTACGAGGCCGCGACCGACGCCGGACTGCTGGTCTGGCAGGACCTCCCGCTGGTCGGAAGTAGCGAGACCGACTCCGACGGGGCGGCGGCGCTGGCCGAGACGGTCGCCTCGTCGGTCGAGCGCCACCCCTGCGTGGCCGCGTTCGGCGTCCGGGCCGACCCGACCGACCACCTCGCGGGCGTCGGTCCGTCCCGGCTCGCGCGCTACAAAGTCCGCTGGCGGGCGTGGCGCGCGAGTTACGACGCCGCCGCGGACCGCGAGGTCGCCGCGGCGTTCCCCGACGGAACGCCGGTCTTCCCCGTCTCGGGCGGGCCGGGCATCGACGCCGACGCGACGCACCTCTACCCCGGCTGGCAGTTCGGCACGCCCGGCGACGCCGACTGGCTCCTCGACAAGTACGACTGCGACGGCCCGGTCGGCGCGTTCGGCGCGGGGTCGCTCGTCGCCGATGAGGGCCGCGACGCGGCCGGGTTCGACGCCGACGCTCACGCCGCGTACGTCGGGTCGAGTGGCGGGTCGGACGACGAGTCCGCCGTCGAGGCCTCGCAGGCGTATCAAGCCCGCGTCCTCAAGAGCGTGACCGAGACGCTTCGCCGCCGGGGGAGCGGTCTGCTCGCGGCCGACGCGCTCCGCGACGCCGACGAGGGCGCGGGCATGGGCGTGCTGTCGGCCGACGGGACCGAGAAGGCGGGCTACGAGGCGATGGCCGCCTCGCTGGAACCCGTCCAGGTCGTCTTGGACGCGTACCCGGCGGCCGGGGACACCCGAGAACTCGTCGTGGTCAACGACACGCCCGAGGCCGTCTCGGGCACCGTCTCGTGGACCGCCGACGGGCAGACCGGCGGGAGCGACGTGGAGGTCGGTCCCCTCGATTCCGAGCGTGCGGGCACCCTGACCGTGCCCGCCGACGCCGAGAGCGTCGAACTCTCGTTCGGTGGACGGGACGGAGGCGTCCAGAACGTCTACCCGCTGTAG
- a CDS encoding FAD-dependent oxidoreductase: MDGIEVAVRSVETVGTDTIALTLETPPEFDARPGQFVQLAATVDGEEVTRHYTLSSPDADETFETTVEVDPDGTLGPFLADLEPGDTVEIAGPFGDSYYEGEDSVVVLAGGPGVGPAVGIGERASRDGATVTVVYEDDDPVHEERLTALADAGATVVVTDDVSSEDVLEVLADAQGQTFIYGFAEFLDRATAALDAANVDAEDAKAENFGPAP, encoded by the coding sequence ATGGACGGAATCGAAGTCGCGGTTCGTTCGGTCGAGACGGTCGGAACCGACACCATCGCGCTGACGCTGGAGACGCCCCCGGAGTTCGACGCCCGACCCGGCCAGTTCGTCCAGTTGGCCGCGACGGTAGACGGCGAGGAGGTCACGCGCCACTACACGCTCTCGTCGCCCGACGCCGACGAGACCTTCGAGACGACCGTCGAGGTGGACCCCGACGGAACGCTCGGACCCTTCCTCGCCGACCTCGAACCCGGCGACACCGTCGAAATCGCCGGTCCGTTCGGCGATTCGTACTACGAGGGCGAGGACAGCGTCGTCGTCCTCGCTGGCGGGCCGGGCGTCGGCCCCGCGGTCGGTATCGGCGAGCGTGCGAGTCGCGACGGCGCGACCGTCACGGTCGTCTACGAGGACGACGACCCGGTCCACGAGGAGCGCCTGACCGCGCTCGCCGACGCGGGCGCGACGGTCGTCGTCACCGACGACGTGAGCAGTGAAGACGTACTGGAGGTCCTCGCCGACGCGCAGGGCCAGACGTTCATCTACGGCTTCGCGGAGTTCCTCGACCGCGCGACCGCCGCGCTCGACGCGGCGAACGTCGACGCCGAGGACGCCAAGGCCGAGAACTTCGGCCCCGCGCCCTGA
- a CDS encoding NUDIX hydrolase translates to MRTEINERTVERRTDRLLDEYGDVPVEERTWNRSPERFEREVEQARNGYVGGAYAWVVRRPDETAALTESMPPEAEDDRKRALMILGRGADRWGLAGGGLEGDETHEAAARREVREETSVECEPTDLFLLRHVTVVSEAEDDRRIHFLYAFFDATYEGGSITVQPGELDGAAWFAEPPERMLPANERRAESWSPETTTAPSE, encoded by the coding sequence ATGCGGACCGAAATCAACGAGCGGACCGTCGAGCGTCGGACGGACCGCCTGCTCGACGAGTACGGCGACGTGCCCGTCGAAGAGCGAACGTGGAACCGTTCGCCCGAGCGATTCGAGCGCGAAGTCGAGCAGGCGAGAAACGGCTACGTCGGCGGTGCCTACGCGTGGGTCGTCCGGCGACCGGACGAGACCGCCGCGCTCACCGAGTCGATGCCGCCCGAGGCCGAGGACGACCGAAAGCGCGCGCTGATGATTCTCGGTCGCGGGGCCGACCGGTGGGGCCTCGCTGGCGGTGGATTGGAGGGCGACGAGACCCACGAAGCGGCCGCGCGCCGCGAGGTTCGCGAGGAGACCTCCGTCGAGTGCGAACCGACCGACCTGTTCCTGTTGCGCCACGTGACCGTCGTCTCGGAGGCCGAAGACGACCGCCGAATCCACTTCCTCTACGCGTTCTTCGACGCGACCTACGAGGGCGGGTCGATAACCGTCCAACCGGGCGAACTCGACGGCGCGGCGTGGTTCGCCGAACCGCCCGAGCGCATGCTTCCCGCCAACGAGCGCCGGGCCGAGTCGTGGTCGCCGGAGACGACGACCGCGCCGTCCGAGTGA
- the mce gene encoding methylmalonyl-CoA epimerase: protein MHIDHVGIATEEAGDLADLYADLFDAPVAHEEEFDGLRVVFLEFDDSYFELLEPLEDGTISRYLDSNGPGIHHVALETEDVEAALDTARDHGVKLIDDDPRPGAWGHDVAFLHPTSTGGVLIEFVEH from the coding sequence ATGCACATCGACCACGTCGGAATCGCCACCGAGGAAGCCGGTGACCTCGCGGACCTGTACGCCGACCTGTTCGACGCGCCTGTCGCACACGAAGAGGAGTTCGACGGACTCCGGGTCGTCTTCCTCGAATTCGACGACAGCTACTTCGAGTTGCTCGAACCGCTCGAAGACGGGACTATCTCGCGGTATCTGGACAGCAACGGGCCGGGCATCCACCACGTCGCCCTCGAAACCGAGGACGTCGAGGCGGCGCTCGACACCGCCCGCGACCACGGCGTCAAACTGATAGACGACGACCCGCGGCCCGGCGCTTGGGGCCACGACGTCGCTTTCCTCCACCCAACATCGACGGGTGGCGTTCTAATCGAGTTCGTCGAACACTAG